In Longimicrobium sp., the following are encoded in one genomic region:
- a CDS encoding FAD-binding oxidoreductase, which produces MHPAAPPCQPAGPPRAAAPVIPGFRGEVLGDEARCTPFGEASGIFRALPDAVAVPADADDVAALVEWAASSWTALVPRGAGTGMPGGNVGRGVAVDLVSGFRTVVSVDGDARRARILPGCTLAELNAAAAPHGLHFPVDPSSAARATLGGMIANNSGGVHTVKHGSTRRWVHALDVVLADGTRAHVERGAPPAHPRLREILAEVDAAIEPHRAVIEARWPRVRKNSSGYALREYLESGDAVDLLVGSEGTLALLTAAEVRLEPIAAARGLALLEFTDLSAAAAAVQRILALEPAGCEMIDRTFIDLVRSGGEDPGYPLRPGLEAILFVEMEGSSVDVVAAALERVEEALSGVADRISIAVDPQEQERFWHVRHAASPLIAKLAGGRISMQFIEDGVVPVDRLAGYVHLLRRVLAANDLPAVIFGHAGDGNLHVNSLVDVGAPGWKARVEAIVYEVAEGVAALGGTMAGEHGDGRLRAPLIEIIWGAEIVECFRAMKRAFDPLGILNPGVILPLPGQRPLDAIRY; this is translated from the coding sequence ATGCACCCCGCCGCCCCTCCCTGTCAACCCGCCGGCCCTCCGCGCGCCGCCGCGCCGGTGATCCCCGGCTTCCGGGGCGAGGTGCTGGGCGACGAGGCGCGCTGCACCCCCTTTGGCGAGGCATCGGGGATCTTTCGCGCGCTCCCCGACGCCGTTGCCGTGCCGGCGGATGCGGACGACGTGGCCGCGCTCGTGGAGTGGGCCGCCTCGTCATGGACCGCGCTCGTCCCCCGCGGCGCCGGAACGGGGATGCCGGGTGGGAACGTGGGGCGCGGGGTGGCGGTGGACCTGGTCTCCGGCTTCCGCACGGTCGTGTCGGTGGATGGAGACGCACGGCGCGCCCGCATCCTCCCCGGATGCACGCTGGCGGAGCTGAACGCCGCCGCCGCGCCGCACGGCCTCCACTTCCCCGTGGACCCGTCCAGCGCCGCGCGCGCCACGCTGGGCGGGATGATCGCCAACAACTCGGGCGGCGTGCACACGGTGAAGCACGGCTCCACGCGCCGCTGGGTCCACGCATTGGATGTCGTTCTCGCTGACGGCACGCGCGCTCACGTGGAGCGCGGCGCCCCGCCCGCGCACCCGCGCCTGCGCGAGATCCTCGCCGAAGTGGACGCCGCCATCGAGCCGCATCGCGCCGTGATCGAGGCGCGGTGGCCGCGCGTCCGAAAGAACTCGTCCGGCTATGCGCTCCGCGAGTACCTGGAGAGCGGCGATGCGGTGGACCTGCTGGTGGGGAGCGAGGGAACGCTGGCGCTGCTGACGGCCGCGGAGGTGCGCCTGGAGCCCATTGCCGCGGCGCGCGGGCTGGCGCTGCTGGAGTTCACCGACCTCTCCGCGGCCGCGGCCGCCGTGCAGCGCATCCTGGCGCTGGAGCCCGCGGGGTGCGAGATGATCGACCGCACCTTCATCGACCTGGTGCGCAGCGGCGGCGAGGACCCCGGCTACCCCCTGCGCCCTGGCCTGGAGGCGATCCTCTTCGTGGAGATGGAGGGCAGCTCGGTGGACGTCGTCGCCGCGGCGCTGGAGCGCGTCGAGGAGGCGCTGAGCGGGGTGGCGGACCGGATCAGCATCGCCGTCGATCCGCAGGAGCAGGAGCGCTTCTGGCACGTGCGCCACGCCGCGAGCCCGCTGATCGCGAAGCTGGCCGGCGGGCGGATCTCGATGCAGTTCATCGAAGACGGCGTCGTCCCCGTGGATCGCCTCGCCGGCTACGTGCACCTCCTGCGGCGCGTGCTGGCGGCCAACGACCTCCCCGCCGTCATCTTTGGCCACGCGGGCGACGGCAACCTGCACGTCAACTCGCTGGTGGACGTCGGCGCGCCGGGGTGGAAGGCGCGCGTGGAGGCCATCGTCTACGAGGTAGCCGAGGGGGTGGCGGCGCTCGGCGGCACCATGGCCGGCGAGCACGGCGACGGCCGCCTGCGCGCGCCGCTGATCGAGATCATCTGGGGCGCGGAGATCGTGGAGTGCTTCCGCGCCATGAAGCGCGCCTTCGACCCGCTCGGCATCCTCAACCCCGGCGTCATTCTCCCCCTCCCGGGCCAGCGCCCGCTGGACGCGATCCGCTACTGA
- a CDS encoding GNAT family N-acetyltransferase — MRDDVEIVARPALTDDQLNALFAASWPGHTPRAFGPTLAHCLGHLGAFAAGRLIGFAKVAWDGGDHAFLLDPTVHPEFRHRGIGVALVRNAAAMAAEAGVEWLHVDYEPHLAPFYAAAGFRPTEAALLRLVEKAAPTS, encoded by the coding sequence ATGAGGGACGACGTGGAGATCGTCGCGCGTCCGGCTCTAACCGACGATCAGCTCAACGCGTTGTTCGCGGCGTCGTGGCCGGGGCACACTCCGCGCGCGTTCGGCCCGACGCTCGCGCACTGTCTGGGGCACTTAGGCGCGTTCGCGGCGGGGCGGCTGATCGGGTTCGCCAAGGTCGCGTGGGACGGCGGCGACCACGCGTTCCTTCTCGATCCCACCGTGCACCCGGAATTCCGCCACCGCGGCATCGGCGTCGCGCTCGTCCGCAATGCCGCTGCGATGGCTGCGGAGGCAGGCGTGGAATGGCTCCACGTCGACTACGAGCCGCACCTCGCCCCCTTCTACGCGGCGGCCGGGTTCCGCCCCACGGAAGCCGCGCTCCTGAGGCTTGTTGAAAAAGCTGCGCCTACTTCCTGA
- a CDS encoding transcriptional repressor, with protein MVTTAHPRPEEVDAVLREALEANGQRFTEQRAAVYRFLRGTDEHPTADEVFTVVRGEISDISLATVYKALETLVSCGLAAKLSYGDGSARYDARTDEHYHSRCLGCGVVRDVHAAEPAYRPQVRVGDGFRVEGFRVEVVGYCGSCGG; from the coding sequence ATGGTCACCACCGCACACCCGCGCCCCGAAGAGGTGGACGCCGTCCTCCGCGAAGCGCTGGAGGCGAACGGCCAGCGGTTCACCGAGCAGCGCGCCGCCGTGTACCGCTTCCTGCGCGGCACCGACGAGCACCCCACGGCCGACGAGGTGTTCACCGTGGTGCGCGGCGAGATCTCGGACATCTCGCTGGCCACGGTGTACAAGGCGCTGGAGACGCTGGTGAGCTGCGGGCTGGCCGCCAAGCTCTCGTACGGCGACGGATCGGCCCGCTACGACGCGCGCACCGACGAGCACTACCACTCTCGCTGCCTGGGCTGCGGCGTGGTGCGCGACGTGCACGCCGCCGAGCCCGCGTACCGCCCCCAGGTGCGCGTGGGCGACGGCTTCCGCGTCGAAGGGTTCCGGGTGGAGGTGGTGGGCTACTGCGGCAGCTGCGGCGGCTGA